A segment of the Nostoc sp. TCL26-01 genome:
AAATTGGGGAAACGCTCGATTAAAGCGCTTGAGAAGTTCCAGTGTCGAATTTTTTAAACCAGACGCCATTGTTAAGGGTAAGAATCGCTTACTTTTGTCACCGGGGGTTGGGGAATGGGGAGATGGAGAGCAGAGGAGCAGGGGAGCAGGGGAGAATAACCACTACTGACTACTCATAACTCGGCACTCAGCACTCATAACTCAGCACTACTCAAAGCCCAATACCTAATCACTTTTATATATACAATTCACTCTTTATCCTCTCCTTTTGAGGAATTTCTTCTAGGCTTTACAACAAAGTGCTAAAGTTGAAAATAATTGGTCTGAAACACACTGTAATTGGCTATTGACATTAAAATTCCCGAAAACTCATAAAAAATATTGAGTGGAAGGATAAAAAAATGGTAACGGCTTTGTCAAGTGTGAATCACACTCTCGATAGTGGTAACCAATTCAGTTATACTCCCCGAACCACTTTGGCATGGGTTTTTGGAAAACTTGGTTTAGTACTCCTGAGTCGGCGACAAATAAAACACACCCCTTTGATGAGCATACGGTAGACGCTGTGGGTAGCTCTAACCCCAGCAGCGACGCTTCCGCAGCTACACGAAATGCAGAACGCATTGTTTTTAGCACGGAGCGAGATATTGACCTGTATGAACTAGAAGAACTCTGTGATGCTGTCGGTTGGTCGCGTCGTCCTTTAAGAAAAGTTAAGAAAGCTATTGAGCATAGTTTTCTCGTTGCCTCGATGTGGCAAGTGCGAGGAAACCAGAGGCGATTGATTGGTTTTGCCCGCGCTACATCAGATCACGCTTTTAATGCCACGATTTGGGATGTGGTAGTTCACCCAGATTTTCAAAATAAAGGACTGGGTAAGGCATTGATGAAATATGTACTCAAAAAACTTAGGAGTGAAGAAATTAGTAACGTCACTCTTTTTGCCGACCCTCATGTTGTAGATTTTTACCGGACTATGGGTTTTATGGCAGATCCGGAAGGTATTAAAGGGATGTTTTGGTATCCACACTAAATTTTTGGGAGAAATAAACATAGCCGATCACCAAAAAATCAGTTACAATGGCAGAGGCTTGTAAAAACCTCATCGGGATGTAGCGCAGCTTGGTAGCGCGCCTGCTTTGGGAGCAGGATGCCGCAGGTTCAAATCCTGTCATCCCGATTCAAAACTTTAATAAATTAACCCCAAATCTAATGAAAAAAGGAGATGGGGTTTTTGTGTTGACAATGCTGGGGGAATGAGGGGTGTAGGGGTGTGAACAGTGAACAGTGAACATTTATTAACTGGTAACTGTTAACTGTTAACTGATTTAGTAGGGGTGTAGGGGAAGAGAGAATTTTCTCCTTTAAAGATTGTTTAATTTTATACTTAATTTTTGACTGTAAATATTTTGATATGTGGATAAATAGAGAGTAAGAATCAGGAAAATTATTCTTAAATCACAAAGTTCCAATCTAATTATTTATGTATAAATTGGAGCAGTTAATCACTAACTATGAGAGGGAACGATTAACTCTTGAATATCGTCCCTATATTTGGACAAAAACAAGAAAATGGCATGAACAGTATTATAATGTCGGGAAAGTTTTTGTTCTATGACAAATAGACATAATAAGCATCTACACTAATTCGTAGTGAATAGTAAAGTAAAGCTGAGAAAAGCATAACTGGAATGGGGTTAACAGGTGGTAAGGACACCACAAGACTCTTGGGAGATTTGAAAATCTACCGTTTTAAGAGTAAATTAGGAGCATTTAACTACCACCACGACTTTTTCACATTTTCAAAGGATTGATATATAACTAAAACGAGTCGGTGACGTGTAAGTCCAACAAGTTCGCCGACTTAAATTGAACTCATTGATGCGAGGAAGACTCATGAAAGCATTAGTTCGCTGGGGCGCAACATTAGGTTTAGTTGGCAGTACTCTGCTGGGAACAGTATATTTCGGTAACTTACCCGTACTAGCACTGTCAGAACAACAAATCAAAGAAAAATTAGACTCTGTGCCGGTTTATATTATTACCAACAACCAAGGGTTACCATTGAGCCGCCCGCTACCCGCACCACAAAATGGTCAAAAAGCAGGTGGTTCTGTGACTGGTGTTTATTTGAGTCGCCAGGAAGCTCAAGCTTTTATCAACGAGCTGCGAAACAGCAAAAATACAGACCCAAAGATGCAGGACATAGTGAAAAGCTTGCAAGTGACTCCAGTACCTTTGGGAGTAATTTATCAACAATTACAACAAACTAAAAAAGATCCCAATCGTTTGTTGTTTGCCTTTAAACCTGTGGATCAGGAAATTAAAGGGGCATTAGAGTTACTGCGCCAGGGTGGTCAACAGGTAAATCAGTTTAAGAGTGTACCAATTTTTGCGGTCAGATTTGCACCAGATCAGGGATATGTACCGATTACATTAGGCTCAGAGAAAGAGCAAGTTGTACCGCTATTTTTTAGCAAGCAAGATGCACAAAGCTTATTAGGTCAGGTCAAACCGAAGTTTCCGAAAGCGGATATTCAGGTGATAGACGTAGACGGAGTTATTAAGACATTACAAGATAAGAATGATGCTTGGTTGAAGCAAGTTGTTTTAATACCATCCCCAGAGTCTAGAGAGTATATCAGGACTTTACCTCAAGGTAAAACGCCGAATCCGCCAACTGCACCTACTCAGAACAACAATTCACGACCAGCACCCAAGCCAAATCAACGTTAGGGATGACAAAGACACAGCTAAATGTAGTTTCTGGTTTACAACTTTGGCAATGGCGTTCTAGAGCAATTACCGAGGCGATCGCTGATCATGTCCCAGTAGCTGAGGTGGATTGGCTACTGCAAGAGATAGCTGGTTTAGACCGTCTAGCGCTGCGTTTAGAATCTTTTAAAGACCAAGCGGAGATTTTCATGGCTTTGTCTTTAGAAGAGTTAGAGCAGTTGTGGCAAAGGCGATTGAGCGATCGCTTGCCAGTACAATACATTGCTGGGGTGACACCTTGGCGAAACTTTAAACTGGTGGTGTCGAGTGCAGTTTTAATTCCCAGACCAGAAACAGAGTCTTTAATTGATTTAGCTGTGGCTGCTACT
Coding sequences within it:
- a CDS encoding GNAT family N-acetyltransferase yields the protein MGFWKTWFSTPESATNKTHPFDEHTVDAVGSSNPSSDASAATRNAERIVFSTERDIDLYELEELCDAVGWSRRPLRKVKKAIEHSFLVASMWQVRGNQRRLIGFARATSDHAFNATIWDVVVHPDFQNKGLGKALMKYVLKKLRSEEISNVTLFADPHVVDFYRTMGFMADPEGIKGMFWYPH
- a CDS encoding Tic22 family protein gives rise to the protein MKALVRWGATLGLVGSTLLGTVYFGNLPVLALSEQQIKEKLDSVPVYIITNNQGLPLSRPLPAPQNGQKAGGSVTGVYLSRQEAQAFINELRNSKNTDPKMQDIVKSLQVTPVPLGVIYQQLQQTKKDPNRLLFAFKPVDQEIKGALELLRQGGQQVNQFKSVPIFAVRFAPDQGYVPITLGSEKEQVVPLFFSKQDAQSLLGQVKPKFPKADIQVIDVDGVIKTLQDKNDAWLKQVVLIPSPESREYIRTLPQGKTPNPPTAPTQNNNSRPAPKPNQR